The following are encoded in a window of Telmatobacter sp. DSM 110680 genomic DNA:
- a CDS encoding ATP-grasp domain-containing protein: MAKLKVTVLYDLWEEEPAEVQEEVPTPRKRKGKKPARKKKPVKHDREEIFEALEKLGHEPSYYVLDGRPQSLVGLAKCGADLIFNLTESYAGDDTKEMHVTAFLDLLDIPYTGAGPHANILAQDKSIAKKMFAFYGIQSPWFATAYRGHIDHSHDIAFPLIVKPTSEDGSIGIDAAAVVNSVKELMERVSYIQAEFDSPALIEEYIEGREIYASILGNYENARALPLVELDLSKLPKGVPKIASQDVKFEKDTEAYKLTKSVIAEDLDEEIATKLTETAIKAYRAVKLRDYGRIDMRVSNKGEVYVIEANPNPWLSSGQEFAMAARKSGLSYTQMIEEIVDLAMARQS, encoded by the coding sequence ATGGCGAAATTGAAAGTGACCGTACTGTACGACTTGTGGGAAGAAGAGCCCGCCGAAGTGCAGGAAGAAGTTCCCACGCCACGAAAGCGCAAAGGGAAGAAACCAGCGCGCAAAAAGAAGCCCGTAAAACACGACCGCGAAGAAATCTTCGAGGCCCTTGAGAAGCTCGGCCACGAGCCGTCTTATTACGTTCTCGATGGCCGTCCGCAATCTCTCGTTGGACTAGCCAAATGTGGCGCCGATCTCATCTTTAATCTCACTGAATCCTATGCAGGTGACGACACCAAGGAGATGCACGTTACCGCATTCCTCGATCTGCTCGACATCCCGTACACCGGCGCGGGACCGCATGCCAACATTCTTGCGCAGGACAAATCCATCGCCAAAAAGATGTTCGCTTTTTACGGAATTCAGTCGCCTTGGTTTGCGACAGCCTATCGTGGCCACATCGACCACTCGCATGACATCGCCTTCCCGCTCATCGTTAAGCCAACGTCTGAAGACGGCTCCATCGGCATCGATGCAGCAGCCGTCGTTAACAGCGTGAAGGAATTGATGGAGCGTGTCTCCTACATACAAGCCGAATTCGATTCCCCCGCATTAATTGAGGAATACATCGAAGGTCGCGAAATCTACGCATCCATCCTCGGCAATTATGAAAATGCGCGCGCCCTTCCGCTTGTCGAACTCGATCTTTCCAAGCTTCCCAAGGGAGTGCCCAAGATTGCAAGCCAGGATGTGAAATTCGAGAAGGACACCGAAGCTTACAAGTTGACTAAGTCAGTGATCGCCGAAGATCTCGATGAAGAGATCGCGACCAAACTCACTGAAACCGCGATCAAGGCCTACCGCGCCGTAAAGCTTCGCGACTATGGCCGCATCGATATGCGTGTATCAAACAAGGGAGAGGTGTATGTCATCGAAGCCAATCCAAACCCCTGGCTTTCCAGCGGTCAGGAGTTTGCCATGGCCGCCAGAAAATCTGGTCTCTCTTACACTCAAATGATTGAGGAAATCGTTGACCTTGCGATGGCTCGCCAATCGTAG
- a CDS encoding FN3 associated domain-containing protein gives MRAIPLFVCLGFAIARTASGQAFGESIQLSQPSVAKTGAATAVPVAPLNSRSGMPQQGGVQVVNNNYRGFQDCHCAQSPVFLPSPREIAAGTPVILSSPNPNAVIYYTTDGWTPTESSTQYRDPIVVNANTRIQAFAEEPGKAPSPIVAASYTVNGPGSALPMDSSVSGSTVTKGTTIRLQTGNRLTSDTTAAGDHFYLMLDQNLVVNGKIIAPRGMSVEAVVTSVQHAGQNGRSGVIVFHTTNLSAHGVTIPLSGTYTLVAPDIGSELNHISDTNFVHVSGPLPPGNEAKIEPGMTLTASVAADVPVNQ, from the coding sequence ATGAGAGCCATTCCTCTGTTTGTATGTCTTGGCTTCGCCATAGCCCGCACGGCATCAGGACAGGCCTTTGGCGAATCGATCCAGTTGAGTCAGCCGTCCGTTGCCAAAACCGGGGCTGCTACAGCGGTGCCGGTTGCACCGCTCAACTCGCGTTCGGGAATGCCGCAGCAGGGCGGCGTGCAGGTCGTGAATAACAACTATCGGGGATTCCAGGACTGCCATTGTGCACAGTCGCCGGTTTTCCTTCCCAGCCCGCGAGAGATCGCGGCGGGAACGCCGGTTATTCTTTCCAGCCCTAATCCGAATGCCGTGATTTATTACACAACCGATGGTTGGACGCCGACGGAATCGTCCACTCAATATCGCGACCCGATCGTTGTAAATGCGAACACACGTATTCAGGCATTTGCCGAAGAACCGGGAAAGGCTCCCAGTCCAATCGTCGCCGCAAGCTACACGGTGAACGGGCCTGGATCGGCGCTTCCTATGGACTCCTCGGTTTCGGGATCGACAGTAACGAAGGGGACGACGATTCGCCTGCAGACCGGAAATCGCCTGACATCTGACACCACGGCGGCGGGCGATCATTTCTACCTGATGTTGGATCAAAACCTGGTGGTGAACGGCAAGATTATTGCGCCTCGGGGCATGTCGGTCGAAGCCGTCGTCACATCGGTCCAGCATGCCGGCCAAAACGGAAGGTCAGGTGTGATCGTGTTCCACACAACGAATCTGAGCGCGCATGGCGTCACGATTCCGCTGAGTGGAACGTATACGCTGGTTGCTCCCGATATCGGCTCGGAACTGAATCATATTTCGGACACGAATTTTGTGCATGTGTCTGGACCGCTCCCACCTGGGAATGAAGCGAAGATTGAGCCCGGCATGACGTTGACCGCATCGGTGGCAGCCGACGTTCCGGTGAACCAATAG